gccgtgcctcctgaaaacagaggagattggcccagtctgttgccacagctcatgttcacatacaatcataccatacattgttccaccgggtatacccctttttacttgatgtttgggcgccaagggacattgcctgctgattattcattggacatacatgtgcctgattgcattaacccattacctaacaccgactgggttgctgagcaccaaaggcgattagatgcagccaaagccattgttcaggaacgtatggaccttgctagagaccgacagcagagagactatgatcaggcagcctatgcagaacccttgaccataggggccgtggtatggttaaagaataaccgtcgtaccagcaaattggacagtaagtgggagcgaagtccttatgttgtcactgcaatcccaaatgttggaactcacacttatgagatcacccgggaagacaagggatcccaaattgtacaccgaaaccggttgaaactctgcctgacaccagaacctagtgacgagagttctggatctgaataccctgtgtcagagtcagcactacagcccgaggatcctatgcaggctgttagtaatctgaggtatgacgctgatcccatgcattggcttctgacaccttggttgaacttgctggtgcctgctccggcacctactgtagcttcacctccagaagagccggttcaagatgctccggatccagtaccccctctcgtggatattgttgttccagttgttcctgttgttccagttgttcctgttgttccagttgttcctgaccaaggtctcacggatggagaccctcctgttgctcctctcccttctacctcgttgctaagggaagaggagacccctgtgttgagacggtctacccggatgaccaggggacgcccaccagtccgtttaggagactttgattattctggtggtgtctcctcccagacagttgccacgggcaataccttacttgacatttgtgcgcaagaatggactcctccacgtgagcccttgcctgtgatacacccacaggaaactcttgggtagttccgttattatactgttttaccgtttcctgctgttctatcatggacttattcattgtcatggactatcctggttataatgttacgctgtgccaggtcagcgccccagttccattcattatcctgagagaagagaacgacgccccttgtcactatccttcacctttgccaattggacctgatgtaaatgtaaatgcagatgaattacatgtatgtatgcctgcatgtctctattttctatttcaggtagagattccagttgggcgacccatgatggagtccgAGGTCGTActtagcttaaagcagtggggtatgtagtgtacggggactgtaatacccgtcactaccaaagtgtcacttggtgtgctgtcgtccctccttagttatggagaagttggtatatgtcagttttataaaatgtcatgtaatgcaatgctatgtgtttccctgttactatgacacttgcatgtacaggcctgcaggggtgtcattccagcttctagtcgctagagggagctagagagccctagtttatataaggccagacaaggaagtaaaagtcagtctagaccacagctcagaagtttctagagcctgaggaagtgtccagaagttgagagagacagagaagcaaagatcaggaaagccagaggtactcagaaagacagaggaggtacttataaaagacatagccaaggatataaagccagaattaggttaatgggccttggtgaagatatgctatattccaggatcagacagaattagagtgcaagctcctgtgctgcaagtcctgtgttcaaccctctgtaattaccttgctataactgaattgcctgcatcgaccgaattgcaaaatcgactgtatgccaaggaactgcgattccaatattgtctctgcttgcaaaactactaaagttggagttctgttttaagactacgtttcctcaatttattcctgcatccgcaaacggcgtgccaccgtttacttggcactggcgtcacgaactatttctacctatacctgcccttgcagagagtcagctgtaccaggttagtgtatattgcactacatcacccagaaacacctattgcacacaacttgagtacgctgcaaacattcttatataaataaatgaccgtgctccagacaaaaaaaaaatacctaattgccATTGGCTACTGAACTGAAAAatgtagtcgccaaatttaaatacATATGATTATAAGTTAAAAAGACACGGAGGAGATgagacagtagtgagccagctctacatacagCAGACTTCCTGCCAGAACTAGGAAACATATTGAAGACTACAGCAacacatacctcttccatccattaacctctcctgtcatgtagatgatctctttcctcttctcctttgTTTGACCCACACCGCCATGACAGATTCTTTCAGCTGCATTTATGCTCTGCAGAGTTTGTTAAAAACATGTTAGATGTCTGATGACAGAGGAGTTTGGCACCACAAAAGGAGTAGAATTCGAGTGTCAGTATACACTCTGCCTATTGCGGCAATACATATATGGGTATTTAACATTATATGTTGTAACCCACTATATTTAGTGCAACAATACCCATTTCTTGCAGGTGACAAACAAGTCAGCGCgggttctttttctttttctctgctTTTGATATTAGGTCTCCATCTACTCTGTGTTTTTTTTGGCAATTAACCTTACAGTAGAACCCTGCAGCGACGGGGCCTACGCATATTCCAATTGTGTGGGCTCAATTTCCTTTCTCCCCAATACAGACGGCAGCGCGagtgtctatcttctgctttttaTATGTTAGATGTCTTACATTTTCTATAAGCCTCCCCACATTTTCAACACAACCTCCCTGCCCTGGTTTCCCAACAATGTTATCCTGCTGTCCCTCCCAGCCCTGTGACCCCAGTAGACCGTGTCCCTATGGTGCCTCCAGCAATTATAATGCCCgcgcctccccccctccccagtaataATATTGTCTGctaaaatgcccccagtaataataataaaaccctatattgtgcttccagtagtaatgcctgtatagtgtcccctatTATGTCCCTGTAATataaatgcccctacagtgcctccagcaTTAATATCTCCTATTTTCCCCCTGGTAAAAATGCCACTATAGTGCCCCAGGATTAATATGCCCCCCTCCCAGTGCATCCAGTaatgccccatatagtgcccTCATTAACAAATGCCCTGATAATGCCCACTATAAGGCCTCAGTGTCCCCAGTGCCACTAGTAATGGCCCTTATACTGTCCCCTGTATTAAAAATTCCTCTAGAGTTCCCCAATTATGCTGGCAGTTATCTCTCCCAAGTAAACCCCAGTATTAATGTCCCCCCAAAGTGCCTCTCCATTAGTAATGCTCTCcactagtaatgtcccccacagtgccctttcAACAGTAAATCCCCCCCACAGTTCCCTTCCATAGTGCTCCCATTGAGTAATGCCCCAAAGTGCCCCTTCAGTATTATGTCcccaatgccccctgcagtgctatcCTTCCTGTTAGTAAAGGCCCCCAAGttggcagtgaaaaaaaaaaaaactaatactcACCTGTATCCCACGTTCTCCAGTGTTCACGATGCAGGCCACAACCTCTTCTGGTCTACGGCCACATCGCTTCactgtgtcccggcacaggcaGGCGTGATTATGTCATCATGCATGCGCCGGCTGTGATTATGTCATCATGCACGCCTGCGCGGGTATTTACTACCTCACAGGCTTCAGGCCGTCTAAGCCTGAAGCCTTTGAGGGTAATTGGCGGCGTGGCAGAGTACTATAATCTccagtgccccgccgcagtattgaACTGCAGAGCTgcagcggcgggtctagtcgcaaatggcgacaagactaaagagTCGACCATTTTGGTCTCCATCTGGAGcactgaataataataataatccagtATTTGCCCTTGACTAGTGCTTTGACTATTCAGCATCAAGCATTTAAAGCGGTCTTATATACTTGATAATCAAAAGGGATTTTTATTCTTACAGAAGCCAAAGAAGCCCCCGCCACCTACAAAAAGCCCGGGTATGTACTACCTTGTACTTTTGTTTTTAGATGTGCAAATTGTCTAATGATTTGTGTTATGTGAGTGAATAAGAGGCTGCAGTCGGATTCATCACACATGGAGAGCTACGGGGGTATTACTATATGTAATCACATCATTTACCGGGGAGTACCATATGTGCCTACATAACTTACAGTGAGAGGCACAATGGCAGTACTGTCTAAACCTGTCATTTGAATAGAGAGAGAGTGAGGCAGTACTTTGTGTCTGTATCATTACATGGGGAGACATGGAGGCAGTATTGGCTGTACCCTCATTATTACGTGGAGAGATAGAGGCAGTATTTTCTGTTCCTGTATCATTTACatggacagggaggcagtactatcggcACCTGCATCATTacatggagagacagggaggcagtactatctgaaaCTTCATAATTTTTTGGAGAGCCAGGGAGGTAgtgctatctgtacctatatcatttacatAGGCatagaggcagtactatctgtaccaatATCATTatatagagagacagggaggcagtgttAGCTGTGCCCACATCATTacatggagagacagggaggcagtactatctgtgcctatatCCTTTATATGGAGAGACatagaggcagtactatctgtacccatATCATTTACATAGAGAGGCAGGGAGGCATTTCTATCTGTACCTATATAATTTatgcagggaggcagtactatctgtgcccacatgttatacagtgagagacagggaggcagtactatctgtgcccacatgttatacagtgagagacagggaggcagtactatctgtgcccacatgttatacagtgagagacagggaggcagtactatctgtgcccacatgttatacagtgagacagggaggcagtactatctgtgcccacATGTTATACAGTGATAGACAGGgatgcagtactatctgtgcccacatgttatacagtgagagacagggaggcagtgttAGCTGTGCCCACATGTTATACagtgagagacagggaggcagtgttAGCTGTGCCCACATGTTATACagtgagagacagggaggcagtgttAGCTGTGCCCACATCATTAaatggagagacagggaggcggtACTATCTGTGCCTAAATAATTTATATACAGGGAGAGACCTGGAGAATTATTCTGCCATTGCAGCCAGTACTGTTTTTGATGATCACTTTGCTTTCTACTGGCTTGTTCCTATGCAGTTGATGCAAAGGCACCACCATTCTGGTACATGGGGAGGGTGTAATATAAAGAAAAATTAATTTAAGGAAATTGCCAGATTTGTCACACTCCTATTCTCATTATCCCGGTAGTGCCAAAGCCGGAGCTTCATCTAGGAGAGAAGAGGTTTACTCCAACAAAACCAGAAGAGAAAGgtgagtgtgggggcgactgtatAGGAGGCGGAGGTTTGGAGGACGGTAGTTTGCATGGTCACACAAATAATTGATAAAAGTCTTCTCACAGGCGGGGAGCACAGGAGCAGCTCCAGGAGGGGTTActcatttcactgcttcatgtaTTCATTAATCAGTGTTAATTTGGCTTGATCAATTAGGTCAAAACATCTAAGAGTTTTCCATCTGAAATAATTGTTTCTTAATTGAAGGTTTTTCCTtagcccttaaagggcttcttggGGAATATTGACATTTTCGCTGTTGCCAGTAGCCTACGTTACTAAGCTGAGGATTTACACTTCTCCCCACTGCTCCGGTCTTCTGTGCTGCCTTCAGTGCATCCTCTTTCCGGTCCCCGCATTGTTTGTATCTGGCGCAGCATGGGCATGGGCGCATGTTTGGCCACAGCCAAAAGTGCCACGTCACTGGCGgcagtggagcatgtgaccatgctcaTGCTGTGCCGGATGTAGACACTGCAGGGACCAGAACGTGGATGCACCGGAGGCGGTACAGAGGAGCAGCTAAGTGTTAATCCTCATCTTAGAGAGGCAGACTGCTTGCAATTGCTAAAATGTCATTATATCCGGAGAACCCGAGCAAGTTTAAAGGGAATTTCTACCTTCTAACACTGTGATGCCTTCAAGTCCAAATTTCAGTTTATAAATTTCTCATTGCGTCTGTATAGCagtccaaatcccctgcataacCAAAGCATCCTTGttacctgcagtcaccactagagggagcgtaCTGCATGATGTTAGACcacgctccctctagtggtggctagcaCATTTTAACTCCGTGCAGGAGATCTGGTGCTCTGTATCAGGAAAAACAGATCTGGCCGCTATAATGAAGAGATTACATTCTATGGATAGCTTGGTCATCTAACCCCTTTCAGTACTGTAAGTACAATGGCAATCGATTGAccagcacaggtcctgctcccAGCACCCCGGGTATAACTTCTGTTTTTGCCAGGAGAAGCAGAGACCAGCCAGGACGGGTACACGGTAGCATTACCTGGCTCCCATTTAGATAATTGGCCATCCATGTAACACATAGACAGCTGGAATCCTCACTAGAGTCTCTCTAATCTTTCCATCTTATCATTACAGATGAAAAGCCATCTCTGGAACCTAAGCCTTCCAAACCAGCCGCTCCTCAGGTACCTCCCAAGAAGCCCATACTTGTAAACAAGTCAAATAGCCTAGTGAAGCCAGCCACCATCCCACCCAAACGACCAGAAAAGCCAGCTTTCTCCACTCCTCCATCCAAGTAAGTTTCTATGGGTTGTGTGTCTCTCTCGGCCGCAGCCTCCCTATTTAAAAAAACCTAAAACAAAACGGCCCTACGCATCACGAAAAAGGTGTAAAAACAATTTTAATAACCCAGGAAATGAGGGTAGGGCCTACAAAGCACCACACTTCCACATGTCTAGtcatttaggacataaatactctggccgttaaggggttaaacagaggAGAGATTTGTGCGCTGAGGACATGGCCTGGAGTAGTTTTGCAGGTTGGTGGTAGGTAGTATTCGAGGCTCCTTGAATCCTCTTCTCTCCAGTCACTGGAGCGATATTGATGTCTCGGTGGCATCTTCACTCTTCATTTAATTTGCGATCGACAGACTGAGTGCAATGTGTTCTCATTTAAAATTTCCCTAATGGAGGAGGCCATCCTGCGCAGTCAGTGGAGCGTGTGCATGCTGTGTATTGATTATGTAGATTAGTTGTGTCCCCAGTGCCCGGTATGTAAGTACATCCTGACTGAGATGGGGTGTTGGATGCCTATAGTCCATTGGTTTACTATTACCATCGTTTATCACCTATTTAATTTGACACAAAGTGGTGACCAGCGTCTTATTGTACTGCTGTAGAACTGCAAGTCTCAGAATGTCCTGTGGTTAGTTCGAACGCTCGATGTATCATTATGTAGGTAGGTGATAATTGATGGTGGAGatttgactgctgcagccattcactgtcctctgtagtctaTTTACCTCATACAACCCTATAAATCATGGAGCCGTATTTT
The sequence above is a segment of the Bufo bufo chromosome 4, aBufBuf1.1, whole genome shotgun sequence genome. Coding sequences within it:
- the LOC120999002 gene encoding CD2-associated protein-like; its protein translation is MCRALYNYDATNDDELSFKDGDILHLISKDTGDPGWWRGELNGKEGVFPDNFAAIIQDSEKEKPKKPPPPTKSPVPKPELHLGEKRFTPTKPEEKDEKPSLEPKPSKPAAPQVPPKKPILVNKSNSLVKPATIPPKRPEKPAFSTPPSK